Proteins encoded by one window of Anopheles maculipalpis chromosome 2RL, idAnoMacuDA_375_x, whole genome shotgun sequence:
- the LOC126559179 gene encoding ADP-ribosylation factor-like protein 8, whose protein sequence is MLALLNRILDWFKSLFWKEEMELTLVGLQYSGKTTFVNVIASGQFCEDMIPTVGFNMRKVTKGNVTIKVWDIGGQPRFRSMWERYCRGVNAIVYMVDAADLDKMEASRNELHSLLDKPQLAGIPVLVLGNKRDIPGALEETGLIDRMNLSSIQDREICCYSISCKEKDNIDITLQWLIAHSKSQSR, encoded by the exons ATGTTGGCCCTGCTGAATCGTATTCTGGACTGGTTCAAAAGTCTCTTCTGGAAGGAGGAGATGGAGCTAACGCTAGTCGGACTGCAGTATTCCGGCAAGACAACCTTTGTCAACGTAATCGCC TCAGGACAGTTTTGCGAGGATATGATTCCGACCGTTGGCTTCAACATGCGGAAGGTAACGAAAGGAAACGTCACAATTAAGGTGTGGGACATCGGAGGTCAACCGCGTTTCCGATCCATGTGGGAACGGTACTGTCGGGGAGTGAATGCAATCGT gTATATGGTTGATGCTGCGGATTTGGACAAAATGGAAGCATCCCGCAATGAATTGCATTCGCTGCTCGATAAGCCACAGCTGGCCGGAATTCCCGTGTTAGTGCTTGGTAACAAGCGGGATATTCCCGGTGCGTTGGAGGAAACTGGACTAATCGATCGAAT GAATTTGTCTAGCATACAAGATAGAGAGATCTGTTGTTATAGTATTTCTTGCAAAGAAAAGGATAACATCGACATCACCTTGCAGTGGCTAATTGCGCACTCGAAGAGCCAAAGTCGTTAA
- the LOC126558228 gene encoding protein phosphatase 1 regulatory subunit 21, whose protein sequence is MEAMEAENSNKYQKLATEYSKLRAQASVLKRAVLDEQNKNSSLRETLRLKEATLRKSEQEVDSLGFRNKQLERRVAALQENLEHELKKASGGKTLKTKSSNNDLNASLPGSEVSVIAEELQQKILENVQLSNSVEDKSAEVKQLQNRIEGLNRELQQQTTVEQKLRKELELLTVRNSELESKVSEAASTIGSEDGLSVTTDVENHYNHFTASSNSASQVQNNGTNNNNNTTAVSQDDRIVFLEKELNHWRAQYELLKIETSSHIRIAPKVEQKEDIFSHGADGINRTLEDNQQQNEVQTREQKLTACFTKSIEELFHDKCRAESKLASHFIECQRLQTHLDVLKNRLKEREEANREEERRYRIIEDELSRTRLNYEEQISVLTEQVISLSDQLAKAK, encoded by the exons ATGGAAGCAATGGAAGCAGAAAACTCCAACAAGTACCAGAAACTAGCCACCGAATACTCAAAA CTCCGTGCCCAGGCAAGCGTTCTCAAGCGAGCCGTCCTCGatgaacagaacaaaaactCATCCCTGCGGGAAACGTTGCGCCTGAAAGAAGCTACCCTCCGAAAGTCCGAACAGGAAGTGGACAGTTTGGGATTCCGCAACAAGCAATTGGAGCGGCGTGTTGCGGCACTGCAGGAAAATTTAGAGCACGAGCTAAAGAAGGCGTCCGGCGGGAAAACGCTGAAAACGAAATCATCCAACAACGACCTCAACGCTTCATTGCCGGGCTCGGAAGTAAGCGTGATTGCGGAGGAACTACAGCaaaaaattctcgaaaatGTGCAACTGTCCAACAGCGTAGAAGATAAGAGTGCGGAAGTGAAACAGTTGCAAAATCGTATCGAGGGTTTAAACCGGGAGCTGCAACAGCAGACAACCGTTGAGCAGAAGCTGCGAAAAGAGCTTGAACTGCTGACCGTGAGGAATTCGGAGCTTGAATCTAAAGTTTCCGAAGCAGCAAGCACG ATCGGAAGTGAAGATGGGCTGAGCGTTACAACGGATGTGGAAAATCATTACAACCACTTTACCGCCAGCTCGAACAGTGCTTCACAGGTACAAAACAATGGcaccaataacaacaacaacacgacGGCCGTTAGCCAAGACGATCGGATAGTGTTTCTCGAGAAGGAGCTAAACCATTGGCGGGCCCAGTACGAGCTGCTGAAAATAGAAACCTCTAGTCACATTCGAATAGCGCCAAAGGTTGAACAAAAAGAGGACATCTTCAGCCATGGAGCAGATGGCATAAATAG AACACTGGAGGACAATCAGCAGCAGAATGAGGTGCAAACAAGAGAACAGAAGCTGACCGCGTGTTTTACGAAAAGTATCGAAGAACTTTTCCATGACAAATGTCGCGCAGAATCGAAACTGGCTTCACATTTCATTGAA TGTCAAAGACTGCAAACCCATTtggatgttttaaaaaatcgtcTAAAGGAACGAGAAGAGGCCAACAGAGAAGAGGAGCGCCGTTACCGAATCATCGAAGATGAATTG tcCCGCACGCGACTCAACTACGAGGAACAGATCAGTGTCCTGACCGAACAAGTGATAAGCTTAAGTGATCAGTTAGCCAAGGCCAAGTAG
- the LOC126565723 gene encoding pre-mRNA-splicing factor ISY1 homolog gives MRTTLVVHYTDRTTLARWRAAKETETGKQERRPYLASECRDLGQCEKWRLEIIREISKKVAQIQNAGLGEFRIRDLNDEINKLLREKRHWENQISDLGGPHYRRYGPRMFDAEGREVPGNRGYKYFGAAKDLPGVRELFEQEPPPPPKKTRAELMKDIDADYYGYRDDDDGILLPLEEKAEKLAIQRAVEEWNSAKGTQQSTEKDDDEPDIYGSDAYINRDPEKQTKEDPMGLLGPRFTAHVPVPSQKDIEAALLKKRKQELMKKYGIEDDE, from the exons ATGCGGACCACACTTGTCGTACACTACACGGACAG GACAACACTAGCCCGTTGGCGAGCGGCAAAAGAAACCGAAACAGGAAAACAGGAACGCCGACCGTACCTTGCGTCCGAGTGTCGGGATTTGGGACAGTGCGAAAAGTGGCGTTTAGAAATCATTCGAGAAATATCGAAAAAAGTAGCACAAATTCAAAATG CCGGTTTGGGTGAGTTCCGTATTCGTGATTTGAACGATGAAATTAACAAGCTGCTTCGCGAGAAACGCCACTGGGAGAATCAAATATCCGATCTCGGTGGACCACACTACCGGCGTTATGGGCCGCGGATGTTCGATGCAGAAGGCCGTGAAGTGCCCGGAAACCGGGGATACAAATACTTCGGCGCGGCTAAGGATCTCCCTGGGGTGCGTGAGCTGTTTGAACAGGAACCTCCGCCACCACCGAAGAAAACTCGTGCCGAGTTGATGAAAGACATCGATGCTGATTACTACGGTTatcgggatgatgatgatggcatcCTGCTACCGTTGGAAGAAAAAGCGGAAAAGCTAGCGATTCAGCGTGCGGTAGAAGAGTGGAACAGTGCGAAAGGTACCCAACAGTCAACGGAAAAGGATGACGATGAACCGGATATTTATGGGTCGGATGCGTACATTAACCGCGATCCGGAAAAGCAAACCAAGGAAGATCCGATGGGATTGCTTGGTCCACGTTTTACAGCGCACGTACCCGTTCCGAGCCAAAAGGACATTGAAGCTGCACTGTtgaaaaagcgaaaacaagAACTAATGAAAAAGTATGGCATAGAGGACGATGAATAA
- the LOC126557008 gene encoding nuclear hormone receptor HR96 gives MTTASTTTITMANGGTVPDGESLGANSAISKICSVCGDKALGYNFNAVTCESCKAFFRRNALSTKGFTCPFNENCDITVVTRRFCQKCRLEKCFRIGMKKEYIMSEEDKVLKRKKIEQNRAKKRLSNGSGSEAGAATSDREATPGRTNVPTKIKREKSLETFDGGDCWNNSSSSEYGTGEVLIQANGTGSSTTTLTTAGTILEVPSNSSNQSMLSNGTSNDYSRITSPSELSSTPSSSAYNNPHSSLSSDAELLSSAVASLQSSSNGTKPQDMSQTQTNGRTGVGDDRLPPVTIDSSAEDIVNRIVNYPTRASQTIASLMKSPKDAVFIMSKIINSQCDALKLISHFITAPGDALQIISKIMNSPLDALTVFAQFMSSPTDALQLIGKIVSSPADVLQFMQQLMNQPEDALQVMNKFMSSPAEALQMINKMMNHSDIVKTIKEAADTSQKDEDEQQQQQQHHHQQEQQPSLLSAMQQPIAEHQIHQTDLPLASSCIDSVASDQHQMIRSIMQEATIVTDPVGTISAAASPSSTSNYETPYTSMLDPLLSSTTTSLVHSHNYSHSHHQLQMSTGIQPASPSCSSDIADVVFAASSTFGHDPPIIVPPSDDLGIFQDIEAKPVMPHTLESVLMQAIKLEYEGYNSSPIGTSSSQQSTTHHSTVGSNSIELNDAERAKLNELIVANKALYAPVDDDLASLISDDCRIKSNQTQQDPQLLKVINLTAIAIRRLIKMSKKISAFKNMCQEDQLALLKGGCTEMMILRSAMQYDCDRATWKIPHSQEEMSNIRADVLKLAKGNVYQEHERFIRTFEKKWRSDENIILIMCAITLFSPDRPKTIHSDVIKLEQNSYYYLLRRYLESIYPGCEARSVFLKLMQKISELHFLNDEIISVYLNVNPSEVEPLLREIFDLKVH, from the exons ATGACGACGgcgtcgacgacgacgattaCGATGGCTAACGGTGGTACGGTGCCAGACGGTGAGTCGTTGGGTGCGAACAGTGCCATCAGCAAAATTTGTAGCGTGTGCGGGGACAAGGCACTCGGTTACAACTTTAACGCGGTCACCTGCGAAAGCTGTAAGGCCTTCTTCCGACGCAATGCCCTCTCCACCAAAGGGTTTACGTGTCCTTTCAATGAAAATTGCGACATAACCGTTGTAACGCGACGTTTCTGCCAAAAGTGTCGGCTGGAAAAGTGTTTCCGGATCGGCATGAAGAAGGAGTACATAATGTCGGAAGAGGACAAGGTGTTGAAGcggaagaaaattgaacaaaatcgtGCCAAAAAGAGGCTAAGCAATGGGAGTGGGTCGGAAGCAGGGGCCGCAACGAGCGATCGGGAAGCTACACCGGGCAGGACCAATGTGCCGACCAAGATAAAGCGCGAAAAGTCACTGGAAACGTTCGATGGTGGTGACTGTTGGAACAATTCCTCGTCCTCGGAGTATGGAACGGGGGAAGTCCTGATTCAGGCGAACGGAACGGGCAGTTCGACGACGACGCTGACAACAGCCGGGACGATCCTTGAAGTTCCCTCCAATTCATCCAATCAATCGATGCTATCCAATGGCACGTCGAACGATTACAGTCGAATTACTTCACCGTCAGAACTGAGCAGTACGCCCAGCTCATCCGCGTACAACAATCCACACAGTTCTCTTTCCTCCGATGCGGAGCTTCTTTCCTCTGCCGTTGCCTCATTACAGTCGTCAAGCAATGGGACTAAACCACAGGACATGTCGCAAACGCAAACCAACGGACGTACGGGAGTAGGTGACGATCGACTACCTCCGGTAACGATCGATTCCAGTGCGGAGGATATTGTGAATCGTATCGTCAACTATCCTACTCGAGCCAGCCAAACTATCGCTTCGCTGATGAAAAGCCCCAAGGATGCAGTATTTATAATGTCCAAAATTATCAATTCCCAGTGCGATGCGCTGAAGCTGATCAGTCATTTCATTACCGCACCGGGCGATGCGTTACAGATCATCAGCAAAATTATGAACTCCCCGCTGGATGCGCTGACGGTGTTTGCTCAATTTATGAGCTCTCCTACGGATGCGCTTCAGCTGATCGGGAAGATCGTTAGCTCGCCGGCTGATGTGCTTCAGTTTATGCAGCAGCTCATGAACCAACCGGAGGATGCTCTGCAGGTAATGAACAAATTTATGAGCTCCCCGGCCGAAGCTCTGCAAATGATCAACAAAATGATGAACCATTCCGATATTGTGAAAACGATCAAAGAAGCGGCCGATACGTCCCAGAAAGATGAAgacgaacagcagcaacagcagcagcatcatcaccagcaaGAGCAACAACCATCACTGTTATCCGCTATGCAGCAGCCAATAGCTGAGCATCAAATTCATCAGACGGATTTACCCTTAGCCTCGTCGTGCATTGATTCTGTGGCATCCGATCAGCATCAGATGATTCGCTCCATCATGCAAGAAGCGACGATCGTTACGGATCCGGTTGGTACGATCAGTGCTGCCGCTTCACCATCGTCCACATCCAACTACGAGACTCCCTACACATCGATGCTAGACCCGTTGCTTTCGAGCACAACCACCTCGCTAGTACATTCCCACAACTACAGTCACAGCCATCACCAGCTACAAATGAGCACGGGGATCCAGCCAGCCTCGCCCAGCTGCTCGAGCGACATAGCGGATGTAGTGTTTGCGGCATCGTCCACTTTTGGCCATGATCCCCCGATCATTGTACCGCCGTCGGATGATTTAGGCATATTCCAGGACATTGAAGCAAAACCAGTGATGCCACACACGCTAGAATCGGTCCTGATGCAAGCGATAAAGCTCGAGTACGAAGGATACAACAGCAGTCCGATCGGTACGAGCTCGAGTCAGCAGTCGACCACACATCACTCGACCGTTGGTAGTAATAGCATCGAGttaaacgatgctgaaagAGCCAAGCTGAACGAACTGATTGTGGCCAATAAAGCGCTGTATGCACCGGTTGATGATGATCTCGCGTCACTCATCTCGGACGACTGCCGGATAAAG AGCAATCAAACGCAGCAAGATCCTCAGCTGCTGAAGGTGATAAACTTAACCGCCATTGCCATACGACGCTTAATCAAGATGTCCAAAAAGATCAGCGCCTTCAAGAACATGTGCCAGGAGGATCAGCTGGCACTGTTGAAGGGAGGCTGCACGGAAATGATGATCCTACGTTCCGCGATGCAGTACGATTGTGATAGAGCGACGTGGAAG ATACCGCACAGTCAGGAGGAAATGTCAAACATACGTGCCGATGTGCTCAAACTTGCCAAAGGCAATGTGTACCAGGAGCATGAACGTTTCATTCGGACCTTTGAGAAGAAATGGCGTTCGGATgagaatataattttaatcatGTGTGCCATTACGCTGTTTTCGCCCGATCGTCCAAAAACTATACACTCCGATGTGATTAAACTGGAGCAG AATTCGTACTATTATTTGTTACGTCGTTACTTGGAAAGCATCTATCCTGGTTGTGAGGCACGCTCGGTATTTCTGAAGCTGATGCAGAAAATATCGGAACTACATTTTTTGAACGACGAAATTATCAGCGTTTACCTGAATGTTAATCCATCGGAGGTGGAACCACTGTTGCGTGAAATATTTGACCTTAAGGTGCATTAA